From a single Rutidosis leptorrhynchoides isolate AG116_Rl617_1_P2 chromosome 5, CSIRO_AGI_Rlap_v1, whole genome shotgun sequence genomic region:
- the LOC139849493 gene encoding uncharacterized protein, whose translation MICIDGTHLKGSYKGKLLTAVAKNANNQLLPIAFALVDEESNESWVWFLQMLQENVIGNEKLCVISDRHPCILPAMGGQTYGWEHRYCLRHICSNLLGKYTKVKSLKHLCWIVGSTTNQILYKNAFRALKQASVEAWQYLQDADVGKWIVYRDSQRSRWSNTTRNISESLNNVFRHARMMPIKACIEYTFDYTREHFYDQSREARLCNSPLSKKMFNVFNEREKRPQRYKTTCYHEQQGIYKVHSTYQRSGEGGTDYTVEFKKKRCSCGIWQHQRLPCSHAISICSHLNEDINKQIGKKYTTPTWREQYSDHFNPLRDAGYWTHIEWKIMADPSRLIKHRGRKQSKRMKNQMDEREKQKPKCGICRVEGHNRNTCPTTRMP comes from the coding sequence ATGATTTGCATCGATGGCACCCATTTGAAAGGTAGTTATAAGGGTAAATTGTTAACAGCGGTTGCCAAAAATGCTAACAATCAACTTTTACCCATTGCCTTTGCCCTAGTTGATGAAGAAAGTAACGAAAGTTGGGTTTGGTTTTTGCAAATGCTCCAAGAAAATGTTATTGGAAACGAAAAGTTGTGTGTCATCTCTGATCGACACCCATGTATCTTACCTGCAATGGGTGGTCAAACATATGGTTGGGAACATAGGTACTGCTTGCGCCACATTTGTAGCAACTTGTTGGGCAAATACACTAAAGTGAAATCGCTCAAACACTTGTGTTGGATAGTCGGTTCAACAACAAATCAAATATTGTACAAGAATGCTTTCAGAGCCCTGAAACAAGCTAGTGTTGAGGCTTGGCAATATTTGCAAGATGCTGATGTAGGCAAATGGATTGTGTATAGGGACAGTCAGAGGAGTCGTTGGAGTAACACAACAAGAAATATTTCTGAGTCCCTCAACAATGTGTTCCGTCATGCCCGTATGATGCCGATCAAAGCGTGTATCGAATATACATTTGATTACACCAGAGAACACTTCTACGATCAAAGTCGAGAAGCAAGGCTATGTAATTCACCACTTTCGAAGAAAATGTTTAACGTCTTTAACGAACGGGAAAAAAGACCTCAACGTTACAAAACAACATGTTATCACGAACAACAAGGTATCTACAAGGTTCATTCAACTTATCAAAGAAGTGGTGAAGGTGGCACCGATTACACAGTggagtttaaaaagaaaaggtgttcatgtgGTATTTGGCAACACCAAAGATTACCTTGCTCTCATGCCATTTCCATATGTAGCCATCTAAACGAGGATATAAATAAACAAATCGGTAAAAAGTATACAACTCCTACATGGAGAGAGCAATATAGCGATCATTTTAATCCATTAAGAGATGCGGGATACTGGACACATATAGAATGGAAAATTATGGCCGATCCATCAAGATTGATTAAGCACAGGGGGCGGAAACAATCAAAACGTATGAAGAACCAGATGGATGAACGTGAAAAGCAAAAACCAAAGTGTGGTATATGCAGGGTTGAAGGTCACAACAGGAACACCTGCCCAACTACTAGAATGCCATAG